A genomic window from Candidatus Kouleothrix ribensis includes:
- a CDS encoding ArgE/DapE family deacylase produces MNETEQRVLDAIDMDALLALLCELIAIPSLDGTPAELAVQQRVASWMRQSGFEVDAWELDFATLQRHPHCSWEVERSHGLGVVGILGGEHGGRSLIFNGHTDVVPAGDSANWHYPPFQGTIADGRVYGRGAVDMKGGLCCALLAARALHDAGVRLKGRLIVQSVIGEEDGGIGTLATVLRGYRADGAVIIEPTELCVAPAQAGALNFRLSIPGLAAHGCVREEGVSAIEQFFPVYTALMALERERNQQVRDPLYARYALPYALCIGTVRAGTWASSVAESLVCEGRYGLAVGEDIAAAQRRFEQTVAAAAQASPWLRAHPPIVEWWGGRFEPAGIAADHPIAMTVAEAFGSIAGRAPTIEGMTYGADMRLLVNLGQTPSVLFGPGDVRVSHRPDEFVPIADLATATRTLALTALRFCGYAAI; encoded by the coding sequence ATGAACGAGACTGAACAGAGGGTGCTTGACGCGATCGATATGGACGCGCTGCTGGCCTTGCTCTGCGAGCTGATCGCCATCCCAAGCCTCGACGGCACGCCGGCCGAGCTGGCGGTGCAACAGCGTGTGGCCAGCTGGATGCGCCAGAGCGGCTTCGAGGTCGATGCCTGGGAACTCGATTTCGCCACGCTACAGCGCCACCCACACTGCTCGTGGGAAGTCGAGCGCAGCCACGGGCTGGGCGTGGTCGGCATACTCGGCGGCGAGCATGGCGGGCGCAGCCTGATCTTCAATGGCCACACCGATGTCGTGCCGGCCGGCGACAGCGCCAACTGGCACTACCCGCCATTCCAGGGCACGATCGCCGATGGGCGGGTCTACGGGCGTGGCGCGGTCGATATGAAGGGCGGCCTGTGCTGCGCACTATTGGCCGCCAGGGCGCTGCACGATGCCGGCGTGCGGCTCAAGGGCCGCCTGATCGTGCAGAGTGTGATTGGCGAGGAGGATGGCGGCATCGGCACGCTGGCGACGGTGCTACGCGGCTACCGCGCCGACGGCGCGGTGATCATCGAGCCGACCGAGCTGTGCGTTGCGCCGGCCCAGGCCGGCGCGCTCAACTTCCGCCTGAGCATCCCCGGCCTGGCGGCACACGGCTGCGTGCGCGAAGAGGGTGTCAGCGCGATCGAGCAGTTCTTCCCGGTGTACACCGCGCTGATGGCGCTCGAGCGCGAGCGTAATCAGCAGGTGCGCGACCCGCTGTACGCGCGCTATGCGCTGCCCTACGCGCTGTGTATCGGCACCGTGCGCGCGGGCACCTGGGCCTCGAGCGTGGCCGAGAGCCTGGTGTGCGAGGGCCGCTACGGCCTGGCCGTCGGCGAAGACATCGCGGCAGCGCAGCGGCGCTTCGAGCAGACAGTCGCGGCGGCCGCGCAGGCCAGCCCGTGGCTGCGCGCACATCCGCCGATCGTCGAGTGGTGGGGCGGGCGCTTCGAGCCGGCCGGCATCGCGGCCGATCACCCGATCGCCATGACTGTGGCCGAGGCGTTCGGCAGCATCGCCGGCCGCGCGCCAACGATCGAGGGCATGACCTACGGCGCCGATATGCGCCTGCTGGTCAATCTCGGGCAGACGCCTAGCGTGCTGTTTGGCCCTGGCGATGTGCGCGTGTCGCACCGGCCCGACGAGTTCGTGCCAATCGCCGATCTCGCGACGGCGACGCGCACGCTGGCGCTTACGGCGCTGCGCTTCTGCGGCTACGCTGCGATATGA
- a CDS encoding GNAT family N-acetyltransferase gives MPEPAELHVRRFAAGDRADFFGLHDRAPAGGWCYCVAWWVPGWDGWGERTAGHNRTLREQLCDGGEYDGYLAYLAGQVAGWCQAGRRDRLAKLVAQLGLAPAPDTWAITCFFIDPAYRRRGLARGMLGAVLADLRQRGVRRVEAFPKRGDNLDAGDMWTGPEQLFRAAGFAVAREHPQRPVLAIDL, from the coding sequence ATGCCCGAACCAGCTGAGCTTCACGTACGGCGCTTCGCGGCCGGCGATCGGGCCGACTTCTTTGGGCTGCACGATCGCGCGCCCGCAGGCGGCTGGTGCTACTGCGTGGCCTGGTGGGTGCCCGGCTGGGACGGCTGGGGCGAGCGCACAGCCGGCCATAACCGCACGCTGCGCGAGCAGCTGTGCGACGGCGGCGAGTACGACGGCTACCTGGCCTACCTGGCTGGCCAGGTGGCCGGCTGGTGCCAGGCTGGCCGGCGCGACCGGCTGGCCAAGCTGGTGGCGCAGCTGGGGCTGGCGCCTGCGCCCGACACCTGGGCGATCACCTGCTTCTTCATCGACCCGGCCTACCGGCGGCGTGGGCTGGCGCGCGGCATGCTGGGCGCGGTGCTGGCCGATTTGCGCCAGCGCGGGGTGCGGCGGGTCGAGGCCTTCCCCAAGCGCGGCGACAACCTCGACGCGGGCGATATGTGGACCGGCCCCGAGCAGCTATTCCGCGCGGCCGGCTTCGCGGTTGCGCGCGAGCACCCGCAGCGCCCGGTGCTGGCGATCGATCTATGA
- a CDS encoding auracyanin has translation MNLKVRFWLAGIAVVSALVLAACGGGAAAPAGGGATSLNVSTAGEQLQFAPANLTAAPGDVKLTFKNGSSAQKHNWVLVKGGDDVAAKVDEEGVGAGDAKGYIPDDKANILANTKLLNGGESDSITVKVEPGTYSFLCTFPGHYAAGMKGTLTVK, from the coding sequence ATGAACCTCAAGGTACGTTTCTGGCTTGCTGGCATTGCAGTGGTGAGCGCGTTGGTTCTGGCAGCCTGTGGCGGTGGTGCTGCTGCCCCGGCCGGCGGCGGCGCGACGAGTCTGAATGTCTCGACCGCAGGCGAGCAGCTGCAGTTTGCCCCGGCCAACCTGACGGCAGCACCCGGCGACGTGAAGCTGACCTTCAAGAATGGCTCGAGCGCCCAGAAGCACAACTGGGTGCTGGTCAAGGGCGGCGACGACGTGGCCGCGAAGGTCGACGAAGAGGGTGTTGGCGCTGGCGATGCCAAGGGCTACATCCCCGACGATAAGGCCAACATTCTGGCCAACACCAAGCTGCTGAACGGCGGTGAGAGCGACAGCATCACGGTTAAAGTCGAGCCAGGTACCTATAGCTTCCTGTGTACCTTCCCCGGCCACTACGCCGCAGGCATGAAGGGCACACTGACAGTCAAGTAA
- a CDS encoding SPFH domain-containing protein, with protein MARIIDVIEFVDETGREIIHREPEGEAFDIRFGSQLIVRPSQVAIFFRDGQALDSFGPGRHTLTTANIPILAGLIGMATGGRTPFPAEVLFVNMRQFVDQKWGTSEPVTVRDSAFGMIRLRAFGSYAYQVKEPLQFANQIAGQQGIFTTGELENYLRSFIMQRFTDVLGEQQRSLLELAGQFSELSTGVKAQLADDFSAIGLQLSAFYVGSISPTEDTAKAIDERASMGAIGDMDAYMKFKAARAMGDAANNPGGEAGSTVGLGAGVGLGAAIAGAIGQAFQPRPATPAAAAAPAEPAAASGALTRAQVQEAIDALDLRFSKGEIAEETYNRMIKKWEDRLKELGG; from the coding sequence ATGGCCCGAATTATTGATGTGATCGAGTTTGTCGATGAGACCGGCCGCGAGATCATCCACCGCGAACCCGAGGGCGAGGCCTTCGACATCCGCTTCGGCTCGCAGCTGATTGTGCGCCCGAGCCAGGTGGCGATCTTCTTCCGCGACGGCCAGGCGCTCGACTCGTTCGGCCCCGGCCGGCACACGCTCACCACCGCCAACATCCCGATCCTGGCCGGCCTGATCGGCATGGCCACCGGTGGCCGCACGCCGTTCCCGGCCGAGGTGCTGTTCGTGAACATGCGCCAATTCGTCGATCAGAAATGGGGCACAAGCGAGCCGGTGACGGTGCGCGATAGTGCCTTTGGCATGATCCGGCTGCGCGCATTCGGCAGCTACGCCTACCAGGTGAAAGAGCCGCTGCAGTTCGCCAACCAGATCGCCGGGCAGCAGGGCATCTTCACCACCGGTGAGCTCGAGAACTACCTGCGCAGCTTCATTATGCAGCGCTTCACCGATGTGCTGGGCGAACAGCAGCGCAGCCTGCTCGAGCTGGCCGGCCAGTTCAGCGAGCTGAGCACCGGCGTCAAGGCGCAGCTGGCCGACGACTTCAGCGCGATTGGCCTGCAGCTATCGGCCTTCTACGTCGGCTCGATCTCGCCGACCGAGGACACTGCCAAGGCGATCGACGAGCGCGCGTCGATGGGCGCGATCGGCGACATGGACGCCTACATGAAGTTCAAGGCCGCCCGTGCCATGGGCGACGCCGCCAATAACCCCGGCGGCGAAGCCGGCAGCACCGTGGGCCTCGGCGCGGGCGTAGGCCTTGGCGCGGCAATTGCCGGTGCGATTGGGCAGGCCTTCCAGCCACGCCCGGCCACCCCCGCCGCCGCCGCTGCCCCGGCCGAGCCGGCCGCTGCGAGCGGCGCGTTGACGCGCGCCCAGGTGCAAGAGGCGATCGACGCGCTTGATTTGCGCTTCTCGAAGGGCGAGATCGCCGAGGAGACCTATAATCGTATGATCAAGAAGTGGGAGGATCGGCTGAAAGAGCTGGGCGGATAG